The following DNA comes from Deltaproteobacteria bacterium.
CCATAAAGCACAAAGTTAAGCTTTGACAGGAAAGTGTAGCGTTTTGTTAATTCTTTGAATGATGAATCGATATAAAAGAGAAGACCCGTCAGCACCATGAGAAATGGGCCGTAGTAGCCTGACGGGAGATCGCCCTCATAAAGCCATGTCATATGCATGAAAGAAACGAATGCCGAGTAAACAATCGTTCCCATAGCATAAAAGGCCATCCTGCGGCGTTCAACAAATAAACGGGTAAACCACTCCCCACTTTGCCTGATAAGCACGAAGCCAAGTAAAGCCAGTAACGAAGAATGAAACAATGCAAGGAGAGGCCAGATCCGGTAGTGAGCTATAAAGGGCGCTCCCAGTTGCGTAGCACTAAAGATCAAAAAGATTTTCGCATGTCTGCCGCCAAGAGACGGATCCATTATTCCCGAGAGGATTTTTGCAGTAACATGGAAAAATGTGAGGTTTAACCCCGCCATTATGAATCCGGCAAAAAGGCCACTTTCCACCGTTCCCGCAAAGAGGCGCGATGAAGAAAGGATACTTAGGGGAATGAGGAGCATGGCAAGTGTGGCAAGCACCTCAGCTGTTGTATGTAAATCGGGCCTTCGCCTTTGCATCTGGTAGGCCCCGAAGGCAAGTATAATGGTGTAGGCAAAAAGCGATATGGCTATGATGAGGGTCTTTACAAGACCTTCAGTACATGCAACGACAAAAACAGAACCGGCGACAAAAAGGAACGTACTGATAAACCAGCCCATATTCTGTATGAGAAAGGGAGCCAGCAGTTTTGACCAGCCTGTCAGCTTTTGGCGCAGAATTTCCAGAGCAGCCGTTCTTTTATCCTGCCCCTCCTCTTCTATGCTGAATATCTCATTACCGTACTTCACCGTTTTTTCAGACATGAAAGTCTTATTTAATAAATCACTCACTGGCTCCTCCTTCTCTTTATATCCCCGGCGTGTACATATCTCCCACGCATGGCCCGCTCCTTACGGCGGGCTAGTTGATTAGCTTGACTTTAAAGCTCTTATCTATTCATTTTTTATCTTTTCCTTAAGGGCCTCCAGGTCACTTTCGATTTCCTTCTCTTTTTCTAAACTTTCCATCTCTTTGTCGAAAGAGCCCTCTTCATCATTCAGTTCGGCAATGGCCTCGGCTTCAGCCTCCATCTGGAGTACACGGCCTTCCATTCTAACGAACCTGTTTTCCACCTCAAGTCCGCGCCTGAACTTGTTTTGCGTGCTATCTACGTACTTTCTTGCCTCTGCCGCCCGCTGGCGAGCCACCAGAGTGCCCCGCTTCCTGCGCGCTTCGGCAAGTTTATCTTCCATGGCCCTAAGCTGGTTTTTGAGCTTCCTGCTCGTTTCTTTTGCTTTTTTCCAGGACGATTCCACTTCATTTGCAATACGCTCATGATCTTGTTTTCTTGATAAAGCCTCCCTTGCAAGTTCTTCCTTTCCCGCCCGAAGAGCGGCTTCCGCTTTGCTTTGCCAGTTTGCAAGCTGCTTTCTGTGATGTTCCACTTCACGGGCAAGCTGCTTTTCGCCGGCTATGGCTTCAACAATGCTCTCTTTAGCGCCCATGATATTTTCTTCCATCTCCCTGATGATCTGTCTGATCATTCTTTCCGGGTCTTCAACTTTATCGATAAGATCATTAATGTTTGCACTAACTACGTCACTTATCCGTACAAATATATTTGCCATTATCTCCTCCATTAATTTTGAGTTTATTTTGATTCCTAATAAATTGCGCTTAACCGGCAATACATGTCATTAAGGGTATGGCAATGACCACTATGAAACCTGTTGTTGCAACGAGGCTCAAAATACAGGTCTCAAACTGGCCCATAATTCCAAGTTCATTGGATTTCCTTTTCATGACTGACCTCCTTTCTTTTTACTCTCTAATAGAGCATGTGAGGTGCCAAAAGAAGGATAGAACTGTAAGTACTTGTTATTTAATAGTAAGATGAATAAGGTTGAGATGTTTTTATTGAACAAAAAGGCAGCTGCGACCAATTAATGTACCTGTCGTGTACATTAATTGCACTTCAAGGGTGGTATTTTAGTATGGAAAGGATTTTTTTGCTTCGGGAGGGGTCTATCGATCTTTCTCTTTTTCGGACTCTGTTTTATACCAGAAAAGCCTATCCCAGCTATAGTGCTCTCT
Coding sequences within:
- a CDS encoding PspA/IM30 family protein, encoding MANIFVRISDVVSANINDLIDKVEDPERMIRQIIREMEENIMGAKESIVEAIAGEKQLAREVEHHRKQLANWQSKAEAALRAGKEELAREALSRKQDHERIANEVESSWKKAKETSRKLKNQLRAMEDKLAEARRKRGTLVARQRAAEARKYVDSTQNKFRRGLEVENRFVRMEGRVLQMEAEAEAIAELNDEEGSFDKEMESLEKEKEIESDLEALKEKIKNE